Proteins from a single region of Antechinus flavipes isolate AdamAnt ecotype Samford, QLD, Australia chromosome 2, AdamAnt_v2, whole genome shotgun sequence:
- the DEPP1 gene encoding protein DEPP1, with translation MRSRLLISVALLPTISENSEMMMLGNTQAKDELQSDLLSSQSLDDYVKSICQLAQPTSVLDGAQRLPYNRLRKPCRLRGKTFNDSTSASHSEKSSPTSPMQDITAHFSGQHSTLTLGNNIDPLDWLFGESQPKRQSWKDTLRRTGLSTDPSCLHKQNETGKSRVPRRVRACEAKIPGGPLTKLSSEWGKEKRTQPSMLNAALRYSSNSHQDRIPRVLNSNLPVIYEL, from the coding sequence ATGAGATCCAGGCTTCTGATTTCAGTGGCTCTCCTGCCAACCATAAGTGAGAACTCAGAGATGATGATGCTGGGAAACACCCAGGCCAAAGATGAGCTGCAGAGTGATCTTCTCTCCTCACAGAGCCTCGATGATTATGTGAAGTCCATCTGTCAGCTAGCCCAGCCCACTTCTGTACTTGATGGGGCCCAACGTCTCCCTTACAATAGACTGCGAAAGCCATGCAGGCTCAGAGGAAAGACCTTCAATGATTCAACTTCAGCTTCACACAGTGAGAAGTCAAGCCCAACCTCACCCATGCAGGACATCACTGCCCACTTCAGTGGCCAGCATTCGACACTGACTCTGGGCAATAACATCGACCCCCTTGACTGGCTTTTTGGGGAATCCCAACCAAAAAGACAGAGCTGGAAGGACACCCTAAGGAGGACTGGCTTATCCACTGACCCTTCATGTCTGCATAAACAGAATGAAACTGGAAAGTCCAGGGTCCCGCGTCGAGTCAGAGCCTGTGAAGCAAAGATCCCTGGGGGTCCCTTAACAAAACTGTCCAGTGAGTGGGGCAAGGAGAAAAGAACTCAGCCCTCTATGCTGAATGCTGCCCTGAGGTATTCCAGCAATTCTCACCAGGACAGGATACCCCGggttttgaactcaaatctcccAGTCATTTATGAACTGTGA